In a single window of the Drosophila albomicans strain 15112-1751.03 chromosome 3, ASM965048v2, whole genome shotgun sequence genome:
- the LOC117570058 gene encoding uncharacterized protein LOC117570058: MASNAQLGKIILLIAIVVFFYYFFWVAILPFMILDEGNPIRSLFPPLKYAFIVPTVFGVICLGGIAVFSFYHIWSFTKSTKRN; the protein is encoded by the exons atggctTCAAATGCACAGCTGGGCAAAATCATTTTGTTAATCGCAATAGTTGTGTTCTTTTACTACTTCTTCTGGGTAGCAATTTTGCCGTTTATGATACTCGATGAAG GAAATCCCATACGCTCGCTGTTTCCACCGCTGAAATACGCATTCATAGTGCCCACGGTGTTTGGGGTCATCTGCTTGGGCGGCATTGCCGTGTTTTCCTTCTATCACATTTGGAGCTTCACAAAGTCAACAAAACGCAATTGA
- the LOC117570052 gene encoding uncharacterized protein LOC117570052, protein MSRSVYDVQRDFALSSGLRSEIIWDALSADQADVLQQKIANLIGVHEAKITRKVARQRQQVFDNVWQQRKYTNDVLLSAIIYVLVTNETDPELAMQSTSFTCHPVIRTRKCVMEEEEDNSDCCCMIFIDEHGRVYANWRQYVYNNTLPKGTMIAPSQGIYRLTNDVDTGVHLMMHATPASRVKCKVLKASDTVATMGGLAASLPVAAALAMPVAPPLLLGATVVGVTAAAYSTVRSASGLFDRHRYGQSNSLCDNEARNSWLGVAGGVVGLGATGAANALSVVGSEAHAAAQLAVKGINVTSIVISGTGVANSAYDLYLKISDDEPLSGIDLLQLASSLIIFTHSINNLRLAIEATNASDLRYAVRNQTSKIFGQIANESAMLQSRDAATQKFDFVRTLNDIPYKEVLLSALGAYKHLSDLGAALLPHLISSNEAGETQLNVEFLAKQFGPKFVQHISNWNNLLDVLLALGRYFSEQTVQLLMQLTRSFLEQNVDGIECTLKTFLSTEAVLYRILMECLRNYKDFTLELLDQSREPILAGVATYFESLQPNNTENCRRIKCKDCPGFYHLKEK, encoded by the exons ATGTCGCGTTCTGTTTACGACGTGCAACGCGACTTTGCATTGAGCAGTGGCCTACGCTCTGAAATCATTTGGGATGC ATTGTCAGCAGATCAGGCGGATGtattgcaacaaaaaattgcaaatcttaTTGGTGTACACGAAGCAAAGATAACGCGAAAAGTCGCGCGACAAAGACAGCAAGTGTTCGATAATGTCTGGCAACAAAGGAAATACACAAATGACGTTTTACTCTCGGCTATTATCTACGTATTGGTCACAAACGAAACTGACCCGGAATTGGCCATGCAATCCACAAGCTTCACTTGTCATCCCGTGATACGCACCCGCAAGTGCGtgatggaggaggaggaggacaaCAGCGATTGCTGCTGCATGATCTTTATTGATGAACATGGCCGAGTCTATGCCAACTGGAGGCAGTACGTCTATAACAATACACTACCAAAGGGCACCATGATAGCACCCAGTCAAGGTATCTATCGTCTCACCAATGATGTGGACACTGGTGTCCATCTGATGATGCATGCGACACCAGCGTCGCGTGTCAAGTGCAAAGTACTCAAGGCCAGCGACACTGTGGCCACAATGGGAGGCTTAGCAGCCAGTTTACCAGTTGCCGCTGCTCTGGCCATGCCTGTGGCGCCTCCTTTACTGCTTGGAGCCACCGTTGTTGGTGTGACTGCAGCCGCTTACAGCACTGTGCGCTCGGCCAGCGGTCTCTTTGACCGCCATCGCTATGGGCAATCCAATTCGCTATGTGATAATGAGGCGCGCAACAGCTGGCTGGGCGTGGCTGGAGGCGTTGTTGGTCTGGGCGCCACTGGTGCCGCTAATGCGCTCAGCGTGGTGGGATCAGAGGCGCATGCGGCTGCTCAATTGGCCGTGAAGGGCATCAATGTGACGTCCATTGTCATTTCCGGCACGGGTGTGGCCAACAGTGCCTACGATTTGTATCTG AAAATCAGCGACGATGAGCCATTGAGTGGAATCGATCTGCTGCAGCTTGCCTCCAGCTTGATCATCTTCACCCACTCCATAAACAATCTGCGCTTGGCCATCGAGGCGACCAATGCCTCCGACTTACGCTACGCTGTGCGCAATCAAACCAG CAAAATCTTTGGACAAATCGCTAATGAGTCGGCCATGCTACAGAGTAGAGATGCTGCCACCCAGAAGTTTGACTTTGTGCGCACCCTCAATGATATACCCTACAAGGAGGTGTTGCTCAGTGCACTTGGTGCCTACAAGCACTTAAGCGATCTGGGCGCCGCTTTGTTGCCCCATTTGATAAGCTCGAATGAAGCTGGAGAGACGCAATTGAATGTGGAGTTTCTGGCCAAACAGTTTGGTCCAAAGTTTGTGCAGCACATCAGCAACTGGAACAACTTGTTGGATGTTCTGCTTGCCCTAGGAAGATACTTCTCTGAGCAGACGGTGCAGCTGCTTATGCAGCTGACACGCAGTTTTCTAGAGCAAAATGTGGATGGCATAGAGTGCACCCTAAAGACATTTCTATCAACGGAAGCCGTGCTCTATCGCATATTGATGGAATGCCTGCGAAATTATAAGGATTTCACATTGGAGTTGTTAGACCAAAGTCGCGAACCGATTCTTGCAGGCGTTGCTACATATTTTGAATCCTTGCAGCCGAATAACACGGAGAACTGTCGAAGAATCAAGTGTAAAGATTGTCCCGGTTTCTATCACCTTAAAGAAAAGTAG